A genomic region of Pseudomonas sp. MPC6 contains the following coding sequences:
- a CDS encoding DUF3079 domain-containing protein codes for MAKPFPISPKHPERICWGCDRYCPASSLACGNGSDRTMHPAEMIGDDWYLHGDWGIDPLIAVVQIAEDPDPQG; via the coding sequence ATGGCCAAGCCTTTTCCCATCAGCCCCAAACACCCCGAGCGCATTTGCTGGGGCTGCGACCGGTATTGCCCAGCCAGTTCATTAGCCTGTGGCAATGGCTCCGACCGGACGATGCATCCTGCCGAAATGATCGGGGACGACTGGTATCTGCACGGGGACTGGGGTATAGACCCGTTGATTGCCGTGGTACAAATAGCCGAAGATCCCGACCCGCAGGGCTGA
- the nrdD gene encoding anaerobic ribonucleoside-triphosphate reductase: MTASQPLPQAQRQRCEVWTRVMGYHRPVSAFNPGKQSEHRERVHFTESAALAGRQ, translated from the coding sequence ATGACTGCATCGCAACCACTGCCCCAGGCTCAACGTCAACGCTGCGAAGTCTGGACCCGGGTGATGGGTTACCACCGTCCCGTGTCGGCGTTCAATCCAGGCAAACAGTCAGAGCACCGCGAGCGGGTGCATTTCACTGAAAGCGCGGCACTGGCCGGGCGCCAATGA
- a CDS encoding anaerobic ribonucleoside-triphosphate reductase activating protein — protein sequence MSRMLRVGGMVPLTTIDYPGQLACVLFCQGCAWRCRYCHNPQLIPPRGTEEVDWRRVLAFLQRRQDLLDAVVFSGGEPTLQDALPNAMDEVRTLGFRIGLHSAGIKPAAFSRALAGADWVGFDVKALPEDCQAITRVEGSGTANWRSLEHLLASGVAYECRTTVHWHLFEPARLLILAQRLSQLGVKRFAVQLVRTERMFDPLLSSVSAQALLPELWAEMRELFPAFVLRG from the coding sequence ATGAGTCGAATGCTGCGGGTCGGGGGCATGGTGCCCCTGACCACTATCGACTACCCGGGACAGCTCGCGTGCGTGCTGTTCTGCCAGGGGTGCGCCTGGCGCTGTCGCTACTGTCATAACCCTCAGTTGATCCCTCCCCGTGGCACCGAGGAGGTGGACTGGCGGCGGGTGCTGGCGTTTCTGCAACGGCGCCAGGACCTGCTCGATGCCGTAGTGTTCAGCGGCGGAGAACCGACCCTGCAGGATGCCTTGCCCAACGCCATGGATGAAGTGCGGACGCTGGGTTTTCGCATCGGTTTGCACAGCGCAGGGATCAAGCCCGCGGCCTTTTCAAGGGCCCTGGCCGGGGCCGATTGGGTCGGTTTCGATGTCAAGGCGTTGCCCGAGGACTGCCAGGCCATCACCCGGGTCGAGGGCAGCGGCACCGCCAACTGGCGCAGCCTCGAGCATCTGCTGGCCAGTGGGGTCGCCTATGAATGTCGCACCACTGTCCACTGGCATTTGTTCGAGCCGGCGCGTCTATTGATCCTGGCGCAGCGTTTGAGCCAGCTCGGGGTCAAGCGCTTCGCCGTGCAACTGGTGCGTACCGAGCGGATGTTCGATCCGCTGTTGTCGAGCGTTTCGGCGCAAGCCTTGTTGCCTGAGCTTTGGGCCGAGATGCGCGAGCTGTTTCCCGCCTTTGTGTTGCGAGGTTGA